In Bacillus sp. S3, the sequence TTAAACGCGTTTTCTTTGTTTTTAGATAGATGGCAAACGCTGCACCTACTTGACCTGCGCCGCCCATTGCTAAGATTGGCAGAAGCGGGTCATCACCAATTGTATTAATTAATTCTAAGTGGATAGGTGTTAGACCTTGATGTAATCCAGTTACAACAAGCGGAAGGAAGGTTGCTCCGAGAACAAATCCTGCCACAACACCGCCCATATCAAGTAAAGAAGTTAATCCTTTTGTGATAATATCTGAAACGAAACCACCAAGCGGCATAAATACAAGATAAGTAACAATACCAGTAACCAATAAAGCAACCGTTGGTGTGACGAAAAGATCAAGAGACGTTGGAACAAATTTGCGTACTCGTTTTTCTACAAGAGCGATAAAGATGGCAGCAAACAATACGCCAATTAAACCACCGCGTCCAGGAAGTAAATCTGCACCAAACAAATGGATGCCTGCAACGGCCGGGTTAATGATCAAAATACCAGCAATCGCCCCAAGTGCCGGCGAACCGCCAAACTCCTTCGCCGCATTCATACCAACTAAAATACCGAGATAACCGAATAACCCGCCGCCAATAACCGATAAAATCGTCGCTAACTGAGAATCTCCAGCCAGCCATCCAGCTTGAATAATTGCTTTTGTGATCCCGGTAATCAATCCGGATGCCACAAGGGCAGGGATTAACGGAATGAAAATACTAGAGATTTTTCGTAAAAACAGCTTAAATGGTGTCGCATTCTTTTTGTTGATTTCAGCCTTGGTGCTTGCTGCTTTCGCTTTTAAATCAATCCCG encodes:
- a CDS encoding PTS transporter subunit EIIC — translated: MAGENKQLAEKILEQLGGAANIGNYTHCMTRLRVTPNDESKVNKAAIKKIDGVLGVVEEETLQIIIGPGKVNKVTEEFGKLIDAAGGIDLKAKAASTKAEINKKNATPFKLFLRKISSIFIPLIPALVASGLITGITKAIIQAGWLAGDSQLATILSVIGGGLFGYLGILVGMNAAKEFGGSPALGAIAGILIINPAVAGIHLFGADLLPGRGGLIGVLFAAIFIALVEKRVRKFVPTSLDLFVTPTVALLVTGIVTYLVFMPLGGFVSDIITKGLTSLLDMGGVVAGFVLGATFLPLVVTGLHQGLTPIHLELINTIGDDPLLPILAMGGAGQVGAAFAIYLKTKKTRLKRAIGGGLPAGILGIGEPLIFGVTLPLGRPFLTACLGAGVGGAFQAAFGIATVAIGVSGLPLAFLVVTGQVLLYLVGVLIAYGAGFLFTYLFGFKDEMAGEFD